Genomic DNA from Pseudodesulfovibrio sp. JC047:
CCCTGCCACCTTTAACTGGGGCAGCTTCTCCGAGGCTGTCGAATTGCTTAAACCCAGCTTTATCAATTCGGTCATTTTGACAGTATGCGCCACGCTGGGGTCCACGGTGCTTGGTTCCCTGAATGGGTATGTCTTTTCCAAATGGAAGTTCAAAGGGTCGGAAATTGTGTTCACCCTGTTTCTGTTTGGCATGTTCATTCCGTATCAGGTTATTCTGATTCCGCTTTTTCAAACGCTGCGCGCCATGAATCTTTATGGCGGCCTTCCGGGGCTTATTTTGGCGCACATCGTATATGGGTTGCCCATCACTTCGTTGATTTTTCGAAATTTCTATTCCCAGATTCCCACCGCACTTGTCGAGTCCGCCCGATTGGACGGTGCCGGATTCTTTTCGATTTATTTTCGGATTGTTTTCCCGCTGTCCATTCCTGGATTCGTGGTCACGTCCCTGTGGCAGTTCACCCAGATCTGGAATGAATTCCTGTGGGGTATCTGTTTGACGCGCCATGCGGATAATCCCATCACCGTGGGACTGGCCCAATTGGCCGGAGGGCAGGCCGTGAGTTGGAATCTCCCTATGGCCGGGTCTATC
This window encodes:
- a CDS encoding carbohydrate ABC transporter permease — encoded protein: MTTKKITPGSIFLYGTLAVLALLFLMPAYMAAVTALKMPGDISLPSAWELPATFNWGSFSEAVELLKPSFINSVILTVCATLGSTVLGSLNGYVFSKWKFKGSEIVFTLFLFGMFIPYQVILIPLFQTLRAMNLYGGLPGLILAHIVYGLPITSLIFRNFYSQIPTALVESARLDGAGFFSIYFRIVFPLSIPGFVVTSLWQFTQIWNEFLWGICLTRHADNPITVGLAQLAGGQAVSWNLPMAGSIMAAVPVLCIYIFLGRYFIRGLLAGSVKE